Proteins encoded together in one Mus caroli chromosome 4, CAROLI_EIJ_v1.1, whole genome shotgun sequence window:
- the Hes2 gene encoding transcription factor HES-2 produces MRLPRRVEDAAELRKNLKPLLEKRRRARINESLSQLKGLVLPLLGAETSRSSKLEKADILEMTVRFLQEQPATLYSSAAPGPLNSYLEGYRACLARLARVLPACSVLEPAVSARLLEHLRQRTVSDDPPSLTPPPAPAPAPSPPVPPPGSPGLWRPW; encoded by the exons ATGAGGCTGCCCAGAAGAGTTGAGGACGCGGCGGAGCTGCGCAAG AACCTAAAGCCGCTGCTGGAGAAGCGCCGGCGCGCGCGGATCAACGAGAGCCTAAGCCAGCTGAAGGGTCTCGTATTGCCGCTGCTGGGCGCGGAG ACTTCCCGCTCTTCGAAGTTGGAGAAGGCGGACATCCTGGAAATGACCGTGCGCTTCCTACAGGAGCAGCCTGCGACCCTGTACTCCTCTGCAGCACCTG GGCCTTTGAATAGCTACCTCGAGGGTTACCGAGCCTGTCTGGCGCGCCTGGCTCGTGTACTGCCCGCCTGCAGCGTCCTGGAGCCCGCAGTGAGCGCGCGCCTACTAGAGCACCTGCGACAGAGGACTGTCAGTGATGACCCGCCCTCACTGACGCCACCACccgctccagctccagctccttcTCCGCCGGTGCCTCCTCCAGGCAGTCCTGGCCTTTGGAGGCCATGGTAG